TGGTTCGGCTTCAATCCAGGCTCCACGCTGGCGGGTACGGACCTGAGAATAAGCGTCGTGGCGGTGAATACGATGCTGGCGTCCGCGACGGGCGCGGTTGCCGCGACGCTGTGGATGTGGCTGGTCAGGACCAAGAAGCCCGATCCCAGCATGATGTGCAACGGTCTGCTGGCCGGGCTCGTGGCGATTACCGCACCCTCGGCGTTCGTGAGTGCGGGAAGCGCAGCGATTATCGGACTTGTCGCGGGCGTGCTTGTAATCGAAGCGGCGTTCTTTATCGAACGAAAACTCCGCGTGGACGACCCGGTGGGCGCGGTCGCCGTGCACGGCGTGAATGGCGCATGGGGCGTACTGGCAGTGGGCCTCTTCGCGGACGGGACCTACGGCGAAGGGCTTAACGGCGTCGCCGGCACCGTGAAGGGTCTTTTTTACGGCGATCCCTCCCAGTTTGTGGCCCAGTTGATCGGCATGGGCGCGAACATCCTGTATGTGGGATTGTTGGGCTATATCGTATTTAAGCTTATCGATCTCGTTATTGGGAACAGGGTAAGCCCTGCGGCCGAGGTAGACGGGCTCGATATACCTGAAATGGGTGTATCCGGATATTCCGGGATCAAGCTCGATAAGTTCTCGGAGACCCCGTTCTCCAAGGGCAGCGCGCCCGCAAAGGCGCAATGAAGGAAGGAGGCATACAATGAAAAAAGTGGAAGCGATCATACGCCCCGAGAAGCTGGATGACGTGCTCCAGGCGCTGGACGGAGTCGGATACACGGGCATTACCATGACCGAGGTAAGGGGTCACGGCAGGCAGAAAGGCATCGTGCAGCAGTGGCGCGGTGAGGAGTACAAGGTTTCGATGCTCAGCAAGATGAAGATCGAGATAGTGGCGAAGGACGCCGATGCGGAAAAGATCAAGATCGCCATCATCACGGCCGCCCGCACCGGGGAGATCGGGGACGGGAAGATCTTCATCTACAAGATCGATGAAGTCGTAAAGATACGCACCTCCGAATCCGGCGACGCCGCAGTTTAAAGCGGTCATTGCCGGAATGGTGAGTCGCGGCGGGCAGGGGCCCGCCGCGATTTTTTTTGTGCGCGGTTTGTAAGGATTGTATGAATAAACGGAGTTTTTGGAAAAAATTAATTGCCAAACGCCTTCCCGCATTGTATTATGTCTCTTGAGAATATGCTTAACCTAAACGGCAATAAGATCTTCGTTCTCGACACCAACGTCGTCCTGCACGATTTCCGGTGCATCTATTCGTTCCAGGA
This window of the Spirochaetota bacterium genome carries:
- a CDS encoding P-II family nitrogen regulator, with amino-acid sequence MKKVEAIIRPEKLDDVLQALDGVGYTGITMTEVRGHGRQKGIVQQWRGEEYKVSMLSKMKIEIVAKDADAEKIKIAIITAARTGEIGDGKIFIYKIDEVVKIRTSESGDAAV